Proteins encoded within one genomic window of Brassica rapa cultivar Chiifu-401-42 chromosome A09, CAAS_Brap_v3.01, whole genome shotgun sequence:
- the LOC103843844 gene encoding uncharacterized protein LOC103843844 → MGNSESTCSPHEDACKEAETKLEECALAYLASKVDEIATKGFKGFEAAFNDDYNKYTDYMIGGACKESYMNWVESTNNDSGDLIECVEAHSDYYHKFIDFYKGAQEQVIKEFDSIMEEESPIRAQEFFGDCCKEQFSALLKCLMKQI, encoded by the coding sequence ATGGGGAACTCTGAGTCCACTTGTTCTCCACATGAAGACGCTTGCAAAGAAGCCGAGACTAAGCTGGAGGAGTGTGCGCTGGCTTACTTGGCTTCCAAGGTTGATGAAATCGCTACCAAAGGGTTTAAGGGTTTCGAAGCCGCCTTCAATGACGACTACAATAAGTATACGGACTACATGATAGGGGGTGCTTGCAAAGAATCATATATGAACTGGGTAGAATCCACTAATAATGATTCTGGTGATTTGATAGAGTGTGTGGAGGCCCACTCTGATTACTATCATAAGTTTATCGACTTCTACAAAGGTGCTCAGGAACAAGTAATTAAAGAATTTGACTCCATCATGGAGGAGGAATCTCCTATTAGGGCTCAAGAGTTCTTTGGAGATTGTTGCAAAGAACAATTCTCGGCTCTTTTGAAATGCTTAATGAAGCAGATCTAG
- the LOC103843625 gene encoding receptor-like protein 54 produces the protein MVKPCLHVDSISSFFFCLLVSSFFVRSLVSLPSPRPDQIEILMAFKNEFPILKCDFSKWPDSEQKTKSWTSKDVKSFDGVVFDSETGVVMELHLGGACLSGSLSANSSLFRLHHLRYLDLSSNYFDSSFLPELGKLTNLEILYLSDMGLAGEIPSSFSSLNRLTKLQLSGNEFIGSFSPLFNLSKLSSLFLGNNLFSGNIPCSLLTLPSLSTLDLSHNHLIDSLETMNCSSSSNLERLDLSYNRLSGRILEPLSKLTNLQELYLSFQNTTDPINFISSLGFKSLEWLDLSGHAISRLNLGSPNLKELYLDNCSLNEFPTFIKDLQKLETLDMGNNRLKGEVPKWLWSMSSLIELYLSQNSFDSFEDKTEMLLNSSLTLLDLRSNAFRGSLPIISPWLIVMLASDNSFTGDIPLSLCNQRFLLVLDLGHNNFSGSIPSCLINSFVQQLDLHNNNLTGRLPDILDKTGSLVTLDVRHNQITGKLPRSLTNCKYLYVLNVEGNKIVDTFPFWLKELPNLRVMVLRSNMFHGPLYSPQHPLSFPQLQMIDISRNKFTGKLPHDYFVNWSTTLISPQEETKPYYMGGSTIVRYDYYPSMYLRNKGINMELEKILDTYRAIDFSENELGGQIPESISLLKSLIVLDLSSNDFSGHIPSSWSNLTSLESLDLSRNQLSGKIPQELATLSFLEYINVSHNKLTGQIPQGTQIVGQSKSSFEGNLNLCGLPLEKSCFGDKAPSTPEAQEPEPPKKEQVLNWQAAVMGYGPGVLFGLAIGHVFYSHKPVLFYKLFRL, from the exons ATGGTGAAACCGTGTCTCCATGTTGATTCCAtctcctctttcttcttctgtcTCTTGGTCTCCAGCTTCTTTGTCAGAAGTCTTGTGTCTCTCCCCTCTCCTCGTCCTGACCAAATTGAGATCCTTATGGCATTTAAGAACGAGTTTCCAATCCTCAAATGCGACTTCAGTAAGTGGCCTGACTCAGAACAAAAGACAAAATCTTGGACCAGCAAAGACGTTAAGTCCTTTGATGGGGTTGTATTTGATAGCGAGACCGGTGTAGTGATGGAACTACATCTAGGTGGTGCATGTCTCAGTGGCAGTCTCAGTGCTAATAGTAGCCTTTTCAGACTCCATCACCTCAGGTACCTTGATCTCTCTTCCAACTACTTTGACTCCTCATTCCTACCCGAACTTGGAAAACTCACAAACTTAGAGATCTTGTATCTTTCTGATATGGGCTTAGCCGGTGAAATTCCATCCTCATTCAGTAGCCTAAACCGTCTAACCAAGTTGCAACTTTCCGGTAACGAGTTTATTGGCAGTTTTTCCCCTCTTTTCAATCTATCGAAGCTCTCTTCTTTATTTCTTGGTAATAATCTCTTTTCTGGAAAC ATTCCATGTTCTCTACTCACCCTTCCTTCCCTGTCAACTCTTGATTTGAGCCATAACCATCTCATCGACTCTCTTGAAACTATGAATTGCTCTTCATCATCTAATCTTGAAAGGTTAGACCTTAGCTATAACCGTCTCAGTGGTCGAATCCTAGAGCCTCTCTCAAAATTAACCAACCTCCAAGAACTCTACCTATCTTTTCAGAACACAACCGACCCAATCAACTTCATCTCCTCCTTGGGCTTCAAGTCTTTAGAGTGGCTGGATCTTTCCGGACATGCTATATCAAGGCTTAATCTTGGATCACCAAATTTGAAGGAACTATACTTGGATAACTGCAGCCTCAACGAGTTCCCCACATTTATTAAAGACCTACAGAAGCTGGAAACTTTGGACATGGGAAACAATAGACTCAAAGGAGAAGTGCCTAAATGGTTGTGGAGTATGTCTTCTTTGATTGAATTGTATCTGTCTCAAAACTCCTTCGATAGCTTTGAAGACAAGACAGAAATGCTTCTCAATTCGTCGCTTACCCTATTAGATCTGAGGTCAAACGCTTTTCGAGGATCTCTTCCTATTATTTCACCGTGGTTGATAGTCATGCTTGCATCAGATAATAGTTTCACAGGAGACATACCTCTTTCATTGTGCAATCAAAGATTCCTACTTGTCCTTGATCTAGGGCACAACAATTTCAGTGGTTCTATTCCCTCATGCTTGATTAATTCATTTGTACAACAACTGGATCTCCATAACAACAATCTCACAGGGAGACTTCCCGACATACTCGACAAAACTGGCTCACTAGTAACACTTGACGTTAGGCATAATCAAATAACTGGGAAGCTTCCAAGGTCTCTTACCAATTGCAAATACCTATATGTTCTAAACGTGGAGGGCAATAAAATCGTGGACACCTTTCCGTTTTGGCTGAAAGAACTACCGAACCTAAGAGTCATGGTCCTACGGTCAAACATGTTCCATGGTCCACTCTATTCTCCTCAACATCCTCTATCATTTCCACAACTGCAGATGATTGACATATCGCGTAATAAATTCACCGGAAAACTACCACATGATTACTTTGTCAATTGGAGCACAACTTTGATCAGTCCTCAAGAGGAAACAAAGCCATATTACATGGGAGGGTCTACCATAGTCCGTTATGACTATTACCCTTCTATGTATCTGAGGAACAAAGGAATAAACATGGAGCTGGAAAAGATCCTTGATACCTACAGAGCCATTGACTTCTCAGAAAACGAACTTGGAGGACAGATTCCAGAATCTATAAGTCTTTTGAAGTCGCTTATTGTGCTCGACCTATCCAGCAATGATTTCAGTGGTCATATTCCTTCCTCTTGGTCTAATCTCACGAGCCTCGAGTCTCTAGACCTATCTCGGAACCAACTGTCTGGAAAAATCCCGCAGGAGCTAGCAACCCTCTCGTTCTTGGAGTACATCAACGTTTCGCATAACAAACTCACGGGCCAGATACCACAGGGTACACAGATCGTAGGACAGAGCAAATCTTCTTTTGAAGGGAATCTCAATCTTTGTGGTCTTCCTCTTGAGAAGAGTTGCTTTGGGGACAAAGCACCATCAACACCAGAGGCACAAGAGCCTGAACCTCCAAAGAAAGAACAAGTGTTGAACTGGCAAGCAGCAGTAATGGGATACGGCCCAGGAGTCTTGTTTGGACTCGCGATTGGACATGTCTTTTATTCGCACAAACCTGTGTTGTTCTACAAGTTGTTTCGTCTCTGA
- the LOC103843627 gene encoding receptor-like protein 54 yields MVKPCFHVSSIPSFLSGLFVSSFFVNSLVSLPFPRPDQIELLMAFKNEFPILKCDFKELPNSEQKTKYWTSKDVKSFDGVVFDNETGVVTKLDLGGACLSGSLSANSSLFRLHHLRYLDLSLNYFESFSFLPELGNLTNLEVLRLSYMRLAGEIPSSFSSLNRLTELRLAGNKLIGSFSPLFNLSKLSSLNLDDNLFSGEVPCSLLTMPFLSSLHLSQNHLIDSLETMNCSSSSKLEELYLSYNRLSGRILEPLSKLTNLKFLDLSFQNTTDPINCVSMGFKSLEILVLTGTSISKLNTGSPNLDMLYLDNCSINEFPTFIKNLKKLGTLRIANNRLKGKVPKWLLALPSLRGLFLSHNSLDGVEGSPKMLLNSSLAVLDLRSNAFKGSLPLISPGLCVVLASNNSFTGDIPLSLCNQSYIPILDLSHNNFSGSIPRCLFTMVKDMDLRNNNLTGTLPEIFDKTCSMTTLDFSHNQITGKLPRSLTNCVDLKVLNMEGNRIADTFPFWLKDLPNLKVMVLRSNKFHGPIYSPQHPLSFPHLQIVDISRNKFTGRLPHDYFVNWSTTLITTPQEETELYYMGEGTMYDYYPSMYLRNKGINMELEKILDTYTAIDFSENKLGGQIPESISLLKSLIVLDLSSNDFSGHIPSSWANLTNLESLDLSRNQLSGKIPQELATLSFLE; encoded by the coding sequence ATGGTGAAACCATGTTTCCATGTTTCTTCCATCCCCTCTTTCTTATCTGGTCTCTTTGTCTCCAGCTTCTTTGTCAACAGTCTTGTTTCCCTTCCATTTCCTCGTCCGGACCAAATTGAGCTCCTTATGGCGTTTAAGAACGAGTTTCCAATCCTCAAATGCGACTTCAAAGAGTTGCCTAACTCGGAACAAAAGACAAAATATTGGACCAGCAAAGACGTTAAGTCCTTTGATGGGGTTGTATTTGATAACGAGACTGGTGTAGTGACGAAACTAGACCTAGGTGGTGCATGTCTCAGTGGCAGTCTCAGTGCTAATAGTAGCCTTTTCAGATTACACCACCTCAGGTACCTCGATCTCTCTTTAAACTACTTTGAATCCTTCTCATTCCTCCCAGAACTTGGCAATCTCACAAACTTAGAGGTCTTGCGTCTTTCTTATATGAGATTAGCCGGTGAAATTCCATCCTCATTCAGTAGCCTAAACCGTCTAACGGAGTTGCGCCTTGCCGGTAACAAGCTTATTGGCAGTTTTTCCCCTCTTTTCAATCTATCAAAGCTCTCTTCTTTAAATCTTGATGATAATCTCTTTTCTGGAGAGGTTCCTTGTTCTCTACTCACCATGCCTTTCCTTTCAAGTCTTCATTTGAGCCAAAACCATCTCATCGACTCTCTTGAAACAATGAATTGCTCTTCATCATCTAAGCTTGAAGAATTATACCTTAGCTATAACCGTCTCAGTGGTCGAATCCTAGAGCCTCTCTCAAAATTAACCAACCTCAAGTTCCTCGACCTATCTTTTCAAAACACAACCGACCCAATCAACTGCGTCTCCATGGGTTTCAAGTCTTTAGAGATCCTGGTTCTTACCGGGACTTCTATCTCAAAGCTTAATACCGGTTCCCCAAATTTGGACATGCTATATTTGGATAACTGCAGCATCAACGAGTTCCCCACATTTATTAAAAACCTAAAGAAGCTGGGAACTTTGCGCATTGCAAACAATAGACTCAAAGGAAAAGTGCCTAAATGGTTATTGGCTTTGCCTTCTTTGAGGGGATTGTTTCTGTCTCACAACTCCCTGGATGGCGTTGAAGGCTCTCCAAAAATGCTTCTTAATTCGTCTCTTGCAGTCTTAGATTTGAGGTCTAACGCTTTTAAAGGATCTCTTCCTCTTATTTCACCGGGATTGTGCGTCGTGCTTGCCTCAAATAATAGTTTCACAGGAGACATTCCTCTTTCATTGTGCAATCAAAGCTACATACCTATCCTTGATCTGTCGCACAACAATTTCAGTGGTTCAATTCCCCGTTGCTTGTTTACAATGGTAAAAGATATGGATCTCCGAAACAACAATCTCACTGGGACACTTCCCGAGATATTTGACAAAACTTGCTCAATGACAACACTTGACTTTAGCCATAATCAAATAACTGGGAAGCTTCCAAGGTCGCTTACAAATTGCGTAGACCTAAAGGTTCTAAACATGGAGGGCAACAGAATCGCTGACACCTTTCCGTTTTGGCTGAAGGATCTACCGAACCTAAAAGTCATGGTCCTACGATCAAACAAGTTCCATGGTCCAATCTATTCTCCTCAACATCCTCTATCCTTTCCACATCTGCAGATTGTTGACATATCCCGTAATAAATTCACCGGAAGACTACCACATGATTACTTTGTCAATTGGAGTACAACTTTGATTACTACTCCTCAAGAGGAAACAGAGCTATATTACATGGGAGAGGGTACCATGTATGATTATTACCCTTCCATGTATTTGAGAAACAAAGGAATAAACATGGAGCTGGAAAAGATCCTTGATACCTACACAGCCATTGACTTCTCTGAAAACAAACTTGGAGGACAGATTCCAGAATCTATAAGTCTTTTGAAGTCGCTTATTGTGCTCGACCTATCCAGCAATGATTTCAGTGGTCATATTCCATCTTCTTGGGCTAATCTCACGAACCTCGAGTCACTAGACCTATCTCGGAACCAACTCTCTGGAAAAATCCCGCAGGAGCTAGCAACCCTCTCGTTCTTGGAGTAA
- the LOC108869706 gene encoding LOW QUALITY PROTEIN: CLAVATA3/ESR (CLE)-related protein 20 (The sequence of the model RefSeq protein was modified relative to this genomic sequence to represent the inferred CDS: substituted 1 base at 1 genomic stop codon): MEVCASQLLVSHNHTLSISLITRKSXNMNPGRLLCFIGCIFLVVSSEASRIHVERRRFSSKPLSSQERGFLPSQPTLPVICAGEILPEKRKVKTGSNPLHNKR; encoded by the coding sequence ATGGAAGTTTGTGCATCACAGCTTCTTGTTTCTCATAATCATAccctctctatctctctcataACAAGAAAAAGTTAGAATATGAATCCAGGACGTCTTCTTTGTTTCATTGGTTGTATCTTCCTCGTTGTCTCATCTGAAGCTTCAAGAATTCACGTTGAAAGAAGACGCTTCTCCTCCAAACCTTTATCTAGCCAAGAAAGAGGGTTTCTCCCTTCTCAACCCACCCTGCCTGTCATCTGCGCCGGAGAAATTTTACCGGAGAAACGGAAGGTGAAGACGGGATCAAATCCTTTGCACAACAAGCGATGA